In a single window of the Drosophila albomicans strain 15112-1751.03 chromosome 3, ASM965048v2, whole genome shotgun sequence genome:
- the LOC117571291 gene encoding bomanin-068 — MKWLSLAFLLALLALASANPLQPGNVIINGDCKYCNIRGD; from the exons ATGAAGTGGTTATCGTTGGCTTTTCTCCTCGCTTTGTTGGCACTCGCAAGTG CTAATCCACTGCAACCGGGAAATGTAATCATCAATGGCGATTGTAAATACTGCAATATACGTGGCGattaa
- the LOC117569030 gene encoding uncharacterized protein LOC117569030 — MKWFSFSLLLAVFSMFALLEAAPSGQIRVRTQVTQRVHVRNGNIKWNGDCHNCNIRTTKNTAEVTSTRRREFVRRF, encoded by the exons ATGAAGTGGTTTTCGTTCTCGCTGCTGCTTGCAGTATTTTCAATGTTTGCGCTCTTGGAGGCAGCTCCATCTG GTCAAATACGAGTACGCACCCAAGTTACACAGCGAGTGCATGTGAGAAATGGCAACATCAAGTGGAATGGCGATTGTCACAATTGCAACATACGCACCACAAAAAACACTGCTGAAGTGACGAGTACAAGGCGCAGAGAATTTGTGCGTCGATTCTAA
- the LOC117566638 gene encoding bomanin Bicipital 1-like isoform X1, producing the protein MQRLVLLTVLVLAILAMLAANANAGKVTIRGQCVDCNRPEEESTTHKSSGSQDHAAHSPGQSKTSAAPAQASNSDWSQQLSNRFKRQWGGQQVIRFDGDDGGFSGGRSVTTIDGHGYPGTVVRNSDCVGCNIRG; encoded by the exons ATGCAGCGCTTGGTATTGTTAACTGTCTTGGTCTTGGCTATATTGGCCATGTTGGCTGCTAATGCCAATG CTGGCAAAGTAACCATCAGAGGCCAATGTGTCGATTGCAACCGACCGGAAGAGGAGAGCACAACTCACAAATCTTCAGGCAGTCAGGATCATGCTGCTCACTCGCCTGGTCAAAGTAAAACGTCTGCTGCTCCAGCTCAGGCCAGCAACTCTGACTGGTCACAGCAGCTATCAAATCGCTTCAAACGCCAATGGGGAGGTCAGCAAGTGATCCGGTTTGATGGAGATGATGGTGGCTTCTCTGGAGGTCGCTCAGTGACTACGATCGATGGACATGGCTATCCTGGCACAGTGGTGCGCAATAGTGATTGTGTTGGCTGCAACATACGCGGCTAA
- the LOC117569129 gene encoding bomanin-836, with protein MRFPIRFNMNSLALVLLLFSCILAVTFAEPGKVYIMGECVDCNRDGVPETPFPVRDSGATIQRLTTGAAAFGLLYYSIGALLRNMPH; from the exons ATGCGTTTTCCGATCAGATTCAACATGAATTCGTTGGCTTTAGTGCTCCTTTTATTCAGCTGCATCTTGGCTGTAACTTTTg CTGAGCCTGGCAAGGTTTACATCATGGGAGAGTGCGTAGACTGTAACAGAGATGGTGTGCCCGAGACGCCTTTTCCTGTCCGTGATTCAGGTGCTACTATTCAGAGATTGACAACTGGCGCTGCGGCTTTTGGTCTCCTATACTATTCTATTGGCGCTTTGCTACGCAATATGCCGCACTAA
- the LOC117566638 gene encoding bomanin Bicipital 1-like isoform X2: MQRLVLLTVLVLAVLAANANAGKVTIRGQCVDCNRPEEESTTHKSSGSQDHAAHSPGQSKTSAAPAQASNSDWSQQLSNRFKRQWGGQQVIRFDGDDGGFSGGRSVTTIDGHGYPGTVVRNSDCVGCNIRG, encoded by the exons ATGCAGCGCTTGGTATTGTTAACTGTCTTGGTCTTGGCCGTGTTGGCCGCCAACGCAAATG CTGGCAAAGTAACCATCAGAGGCCAATGTGTCGATTGCAACCGACCGGAAGAGGAGAGCACAACTCACAAATCTTCAGGCAGTCAGGATCATGCTGCTCACTCGCCTGGTCAAAGTAAAACGTCTGCTGCTCCAGCTCAGGCCAGCAACTCTGACTGGTCACAGCAGCTATCAAATCGCTTCAAACGCCAATGGGGAGGTCAGCAAGTGATCCGGTTTGATGGAGATGATGGTGGCTTCTCTGGAGGTCGCTCAGTGACTACGATCGATGGACATGGCTATCCTGGCACAGTGGTGCGCAATAGTGATTGTGTTGGCTGCAACATACGCGGCTAA
- the LOC117571292 gene encoding bomanin-065-like, which yields MKLFSIVFVLGLLAFASASPVKPDVVINGDCRHCNVHGG from the exons atgaaacttttCTCAATTGTTTTCGTCCTGGGCCTTTTGGCTTTCGCCAGTG CTTCCCCTGTGAAACCTGATGTGGTCATCAACGGCGATTGCCGTCATTGCAATGTTCATGGAGGTTAA